The stretch of DNA CGCGGCGCGGTACATGGGCATCGGACCGTTCCGGATCATCGTGCGGCACATCCTGCCGAACGTGGCGTCGTTCCTGATCATCGACGGCACGATCCAGGTCGGTGCAGCGGTGCTCTCCGAGACGAGCCTGAGCTACTTCGGCTTCGGCGTGCAGCCGCCGGACGTGTCGCTCGGCACGCTCATCGCGCAGAACCAGGACGCCGCGCTCACGTACCCGTGGCTGTTCTACTTCGCGGCCGGCGCCCTCGTGGTCTTCGCGCTCGCGGCCAACCTGCTCGGCGACGGGCTGCGCGACGCGCTCGACCCGACGTCCGCGACGGGCAAGAAGCAGAAGCGGACCGGTCGGAAGCGCGACCAGGACCAGGCAGCGGTCGACGCCGCGACCATCACCACGCAGGCAGGGGCCGGCGCATGAGCACCACCACGACCACCACCGAGACCGTCCTGCGCGTCCGCGGACTCGACGTCCGCTTCCCGACCCCGCGTGGTGAGGTCCACGCTGTCCGCGGCGTCGACCTCGAGCTGCGTCGGGGTGAGGTCCTCGGCATCGTCGGGGAGTCCGGCTCGGGCAAGTCCGTGACGAGCATGGCGATCCTCGGCCTGCTCCCGGAGACCACGAAGGTCACGGGCTCGATCGAGCTCGAGGGGCAGGAGCTCGTCGGCCGCAGCGACAAGCAGATGAGCAAGCTCCGCGGCGCGAAGGTCGCGATGGTCTTCCAGGACCCGCTGTCAGCCTTCACCCCCGTCTACACGATCGGCGACCAGATCGCGGAGACCGTCCTCGTGCACCGCGGCGGCACCAAGCAGCAGGCCCGCGAGCGCGCGGTCGAGCTCCTCAAGCTCGTCGGCATCCCGCAGGCCGACCGGCGGGTGGACGCCTTCCCGCACGAGTTCTCGGGCGGCATGCGGCAGCGCGCGATGATCGCGATGGCGATGGCGAACGATCCGGACGTGATCCTGGCCGACGAACCCACCACGGCGCTCGACGTGACGATCCAGGCACAGATCATCGACGTGCTCCGGACCGCGCAGCGGGAGACCGGTGCGGCGCTCGTCTTCGTCAGTCACGACCTCGGGGTCATCGCCGGCATCGCCGACCGCATCGCCGTGATGTACGCGGGCAGGATCGTCGAGACCGCGAGTGCCGAGGAGCTGTTCGCCCGGCCGCGGATGCCGTACACGATCGGCCTGATCGGCGCGCTGCCCCGGCTGGACGAGTCGAGCGGCGGGCCGCTCGTGCCGATCCCCGGCTCGCCGCCGTCCCTGATCGGGCTCGCCGACGCCTGCCCGTTCGCCGATCGGTGCCCACTCGCCGCGGCGGTCTGCCGCGGCTCGGAGCCACCGCTCGCCGCGATCGACGTCGCGGCGGGTGTCCCCGGCGAAAACCCGATCGACATCTCGGTGCCGCACGCCGTCGCCTGCCACCGGTACGAGGAGGTCGCCGCGGCGCACGCCGATGCGGGCGCGATCTTCCACCTGCCGGAGATCCCCGAGACCGGCACCGCGGTGACCGGGCCGACCGATCGCGCCGCACGCGACGCCGTCGTCCGGGTGGAGGGCCTGACGAAGACCTTCCCGCTGCTGCGCGGTGCGCTCTTCAAGCGGAAGGTCGGTGAGGTCTTCGCCGTCGATGGTGTCGACCTCGACATCCGGAAGGGCGAGACCCTGGGACTCGTCGGCGAGTCCGGATCCGGCAAGTCCACGACGCTCCACCAGCTGATGGACCTGGACCGACCGGAGCAGGGCAGCGTCGAGTTGTTCGGTCGGCCCGTGGTCGCCACGAAGCAGCTGCGGCAGCGCATCTCGATGGTGTTCCAGGACCCGGCGGCGAGCCTCGACCCGCGCATGTCGGTGTACGACGTCGTCGCCGAGCCGCTCCGGGCGATCGGGGCGTCGTCCGACCGGATCGCCGAGCGCGTGCCGGCGCTCCTCGGACTCGTCGGACTCCGCGCCGCCGAGGCCGACCGCTACCCGCACGAGTTCTCGGGTGGACAGCGGCAGCGCATCTCGATCGCACGGGCGCTGGCCACCGAGCCGGAACTCGTCGTGCTCGACGAGCCGGTCTCCGCGCTCGATGTGTCGATCCAGGCCGGGGTGCTCAACCTGCTCGCCGACCTCAAGGCACGCCTGGGACTGTCCTACCTGTTCGTGTCGCACGACCTGTCGGTGATCCGGCACGTCGCGGACCGCGTCAGCGTGATGTACCTCGGCCGCACCGTGGAGGAGGGCGCCGTCGACGAGGTCTTCGAGCGGCCCATGCACCCGTACACGGCGGCGCTCATGTCGGCGGTGCCGGTGCCGGACCCCGTGGTGGAGCGGTCGCGGCG from Curtobacterium sp. SGAir0471 encodes:
- a CDS encoding dipeptide ABC transporter ATP-binding protein; its protein translation is MSTTTTTTETVLRVRGLDVRFPTPRGEVHAVRGVDLELRRGEVLGIVGESGSGKSVTSMAILGLLPETTKVTGSIELEGQELVGRSDKQMSKLRGAKVAMVFQDPLSAFTPVYTIGDQIAETVLVHRGGTKQQARERAVELLKLVGIPQADRRVDAFPHEFSGGMRQRAMIAMAMANDPDVILADEPTTALDVTIQAQIIDVLRTAQRETGAALVFVSHDLGVIAGIADRIAVMYAGRIVETASAEELFARPRMPYTIGLIGALPRLDESSGGPLVPIPGSPPSLIGLADACPFADRCPLAAAVCRGSEPPLAAIDVAAGVPGENPIDISVPHAVACHRYEEVAAAHADAGAIFHLPEIPETGTAVTGPTDRAARDAVVRVEGLTKTFPLLRGALFKRKVGEVFAVDGVDLDIRKGETLGLVGESGSGKSTTLHQLMDLDRPEQGSVELFGRPVVATKQLRQRISMVFQDPAASLDPRMSVYDVVAEPLRAIGASSDRIAERVPALLGLVGLRAAEADRYPHEFSGGQRQRISIARALATEPELVVLDEPVSALDVSIQAGVLNLLADLKARLGLSYLFVSHDLSVIRHVADRVSVMYLGRTVEEGAVDEVFERPMHPYTAALMSAVPVPDPVVERSRRTILLPGDPPSPTERPTGCRFRSRCPLYAMLPESEQQRCRDEVPEKAARRGAERDHRAACHYPEKVPQLVA